The nucleotide sequence CCGCAATCTCGCCGCGTTCGCCGCTGGTGAGGCCCGCGTGCTGGTGGCGACCGACATCGCGGCACGGGGTGTGCACGTCGATGAGATCGAGTTGGTGGTCCATATCGATCCGCCCGCCGAGCACAAGGCCTATCTCCATCGTTCCGGGCGCACGGCGCGGGCCGGAAACACGGGCGACGTGGTCACGGTCGTGTTGCCCGAGCAGCGCAGGGACACTCAGGCGTTGCTGCGCCGGGCCGGCATCCACGTGACTCCCCAGCTGGTGGCCGCCGACTCACCCGTCGTGCACGCACTGGTCGGTGAGGTCGCTCCCTACCAGGCGCCCACCCCCAAAAAGGCGCCGCCGCAACAACCTTCGCGCGGCGGTCGGTCGGGTGTTGCCGGGCAGCGCCGTCGCCGGTCCCGGCGTCCGCAACCGAGCACTCGGTACCAGCGGACGTGATGGGCCGGTCGACCCCTACGCGGCGTCAAACTCGATCGGTAGCCTCGTCGGCCCGCTCAGGCTCATCATCGGCTTCCAGGGAACTGGCCCGACGATGCGCGGGTTCGGCAGTCGGGCCGTCAGGACGTTCAGCGCTTCGGCGAGCTCGCGCCTGGCCAGATTGGCACCCAGGCAATAGTGGACGCCGCCCCCGAATGTCAGTATCGCGGGCGCTCCCTCGCGCGTGATGTCGACGCGGTCGGGTTCGTCGTAGACGGCCGGATCACGGTTTGCCGCAGCGGTATTCACCACCACCATGGTGCCCGCGGGGAACAGGTAGCCGTCCAGCTCGGCATCCTCGACGACCATGCGAAGGGTTCCGCAGGCGATCGGCGAGTGGCGCATGGTCTCCTCGACCGCGCGCATCGCGAGTTCGGGATGCTCCTTGAGCAACTCCCACTGCTCCGGATGCTCACACAGCACGTGCACCGAGGCGGCCAACTGGTTGCGGGTGGTGTCGGTCCCCGCCAGCAGCAGGCCGCCCGCCATCATGCGCAGTTCGGCCGCGCTGAGGCGATCGCCCTCATCCTCGGCGCGAATCAGGTCGGAGAGCAGGTCGTCGGTCAGGCTGTGTCGGCGCCGCGCGACCATTTCGTCGACGTAGCCGTCGAGTTCGCCCCACGCGCGCATGACAACCGGCTCGATTTCGCGGACACCCTCGGTGAAGGTGAAGGCCTTGAACACGTCGTCGGCCCACAACGAAAACCGTTGCCAATCCTCGCGGGGCGCGCCGAGCAACGCGCAGATGATTGGCACGGGGTAGGGCCGCGCGAGGTCGTCGACGACTTCGCAGCGGCCGGCGCCGGCGACGCGATCCACTAGCTCGTTCATCACCGCGACCATGGTGTCGTGCAGGCGCAGGGTCGCTCGCGGCGTGAACGCCTTGGACGCCAGGCTGCGGACTCGATGGTGGGCGTCTCCCTCCATGCACAGCAGGCTGTTGACCACCTTGTCCCACAGCGGACCCGAAGTTATCTCCTGCACAAGGAGATTCAGGCCCGGCGGGATCTGAAACCGGTTGTCCCGCAGTATCGAACGGGCCAGGTGGTAGGAGAGCGCTTCGGGTCCGAACGGCCCCAGCGCGATCGGGGCCAGCCGTTGCGCCGTCTGCAGCCGCGGATAGATCTCGGCCGGGGTTTCGGTTTGCTCATAGGCGAGCACGGGCAGATCGGCGTCGAAAACCGGCACGGGCACAGTACCGACGGCCATGCGGTCTCCTCGCGGACAACTTTCACTCAATGTATGGCCGGCCGCCAGCCGTGTCAACGATTGTGGTGGAACGTCCGGTGGTTCGCCATACACAAGGTCAATTGCGTATTGTCTTTGCGCCGAGCCGCTATATGCCGTAATCCGGCAGGTCGAAATCGTCGCGCACGCCCCCGGCGACAAGCTTCGTCAACGGCCCGAAATTCGTCGAGCGCATCGCCAGGTTTCGGAACCACAGGCCAAGGCGGGTGCGCGTCGCGAAAAACGAAATGTAGCGCGCCGCGCTGGCTTGCTTGGCCGTGATGAACGGACGCAGGCGCTGTTCGTAGGCAGCGAAGGCGCGCCGGTGGTCGGTGCCGGCGCGGTCGAGTTCGCCGGCCAGGGCGTATGCCTCGGTGATCGCCAGCCCGGTGCCCTCGCCGCCCAATAGCGAAATACACCCGGCCGCGTCGCCGACCAGCAGCACCCGTCCGCGCGACCAGCGGTCCATGCGGATCTGGCTGACGACATCGAAATACAAGTCCTCGACGTCGTCGAGCGCCGATAGGATGTCTCGGCATTCCCAACCGACGTCACCGAACTCGTTGCGCAGCTGATCTTTTGGCGCCATCTGCGGGTCGTCGTGCTTGGCGCGGAAGATGAACAGGAACATGGTGCGGTCGCCGCGCAGTGCGAAGCGGTCCAGCTGGCGACCGGGTGTGCTGTACATGACGTAGGCCAGTTCGTCGCGGGGTCGGTACCCGTCGACCACGCACGCCGCGACCTTGCAGCCGAGGTAGTGCTCGAAGTCGCGCTCGGGCCCGAAAACGAGGCGACGGACGTTCGAGTGCAATCCGTCGGCGCCGATGACCAGGTCGAAATCGCGTGGCGCGGCCTT is from Mycobacterium conspicuum and encodes:
- a CDS encoding cytochrome P450, producing the protein MAVGTVPVPVFDADLPVLAYEQTETPAEIYPRLQTAQRLAPIALGPFGPEALSYHLARSILRDNRFQIPPGLNLLVQEITSGPLWDKVVNSLLCMEGDAHHRVRSLASKAFTPRATLRLHDTMVAVMNELVDRVAGAGRCEVVDDLARPYPVPIICALLGAPREDWQRFSLWADDVFKAFTFTEGVREIEPVVMRAWGELDGYVDEMVARRRHSLTDDLLSDLIRAEDEGDRLSAAELRMMAGGLLLAGTDTTRNQLAASVHVLCEHPEQWELLKEHPELAMRAVEETMRHSPIACGTLRMVVEDAELDGYLFPAGTMVVVNTAAANRDPAVYDEPDRVDITREGAPAILTFGGGVHYCLGANLARRELAEALNVLTARLPNPRIVGPVPWKPMMSLSGPTRLPIEFDAA
- a CDS encoding FAD-binding domain; protein product: MHVAISGAGVAGASLAHWLYRTGHTPTLIEKAPSFRTGGYMIDFWGVGYQVATRMGIEDAIRAAGYQIERVRSVGSRGQIKADIDVEAFRQVLGNDLTSLPRGDLAGAIYTTIEDKVETIFGDSIATIDEHTDGVRLTFDKAAPRDFDLVIGADGLHSNVRRLVFGPERDFEHYLGCKVAACVVDGYRPRDELAYVMYSTPGRQLDRFALRGDRTMFLFIFRAKHDDPQMAPKDQLRNEFGDVGWECRDILSALDDVEDLYFDVVSQIRMDRWSRGRVLLVGDAAGCISLLGGEGTGLAITEAYALAGELDRAGTDHRRAFAAYEQRLRPFITAKQASAARYISFFATRTRLGLWFRNLAMRSTNFGPLTKLVAGGVRDDFDLPDYGI